One Odocoileus virginianus isolate 20LAN1187 ecotype Illinois chromosome 6, Ovbor_1.2, whole genome shotgun sequence DNA segment encodes these proteins:
- the LOC110139523 gene encoding LOW QUALITY PROTEIN: large ribosomal subunit protein uL22 (The sequence of the model RefSeq protein was modified relative to this genomic sequence to represent the inferred CDS: substituted 1 base at 1 genomic stop codon): MVHYSLDPENPTKSCKSRGSNLRVHFKNTRETAQAIKGMHIRKATKYLKDVTLKKQCVPFRRXNDGVGRCAQAKQWGWTQGRWPKKSAEFLLHMLKNVESNAELKGLDADSLVTEHIQVNKAPKMRRRTYRAHGRISPYMSSPCHIEMVLTEKEQIVPKPEEGVA; the protein is encoded by the coding sequence ATGGTGCACTATTCActcgacccagaaaaccccacaaaatcatgcaaatcaagaggttcaaatcttcgtgttcactttaagaacactcgtgaaactgcccaggccataaagggtatgcatatccgaaaagccaccaagtatctgaaggatgtcactttaaagaagcaatgtgtGCCATTCCGTCGTTAAAATGAtggagttggtaggtgtgcacaggccaaacagtggggctggacgcagggtcggtggcccaaaaagagtgctgaatttttactacacatgctcaaaaatgtagagagtaatgctgaacttaagggcttagatgCAGATTCTCTGGTCACtgagcacatccaagtgaacaaagcccccaagatgcggcgcaggacttacagagctcacggtcggatcagcccctacatgagctctccctgccacattgagatggtccttactgaaaaagaacagattgttcctaaaccagaagagggGGTTgcatag